In Paludibaculum fermentans, the genomic stretch TCACAGTATTGCTGGCAGCCTGGATCTCTCTTGGCGCGCAGAACAAAGACATCTCGGGAACATGGGTCGCCAAGCAGAACAGCCCCATGGGCGAAATGGAAATCGTCTATGAGTTGAAGGTCGAAAAGGGCAGGATCACCGGAACGCAGCGGATGCCCTTCGGCGACTTCCCGATTACCGGAGGAAAACTGGAAGGCGACCGCTTCGAGATGACTGTCGAAACGGAATTCTTCGGAAACGTGCAGAAGCGGGTGGTGAAAGGCAAAATCGCAGGGGATGCCTTGGAGGTGGAACTGGCCATGCCGGCGCCGCCTCCGGGCATGGCCCAGGGCGGGCCGGGCGGCGGTCCTCAGGGTGCACCGTTCGGAAGCGCCACGGTGACTGCGCGCCGGGGAACGCCCACGCCATCCAACCGGGCGCCTGGCATCGATTACAATTCCCTCCCCAAGATTGCCCTGCCCTCTATCACAGAACTTCCGCGGAACGGCCTCTCGCCAACACCACCCATGGGCTGGAGCAGTTGGAACAAGTTTGGAGCGAAGATCGACGATAAAACGATCCGCTCGGTAGCGGACGCCATGGTGGCCAGTGGGATGGGGGATGCCGGCTACACCTACGTGAATATCGACGATGGCTGGCAGGGGAAACGGGACGAGAGCGGCGTTCTGCAGCCGAATTCCGGCTTCCCCGACATGAAGGCTCTCGCCGACTACGTGCATTCCAAGGGGCTGAAGCTGGGGATCTATTCTTCTCCGGGACCTCGGACTTGCGGCGGCTTCGAGGGCAGCTATGCTCACGAGGAGCTCGATGCCAGAACCTGGGCCACCTGGGGTATTGATTATCTCAAGTACGACTGGTGCAGCGCCTCACGGATCTGGAAGAACGAAGATATGCGGGCTGTGTACCAGAAGATGGGTGAGGCCCTCCGCGCCACAGGCCGCCCGATGGTATATGGCCTCTGCCAGTATGGGCTGGCGGAAGTGCAGAAGTGGGGTCCATCCGTGGGCGCAAACCTGTGGCGGACGACGATGGACATCCAGGACCGCTGGACATCCATGGCGGAGATTGGATTCTCGCAAAGCGCACTGGCTGCCTTCGGCGGACCGGGGCATTGGAACGATCCCGACATGCTCGAAGTCGGTAACACGCATATGACGACGCTGGAGTACCGAACCCACTTCAGCCTGTGGGCGATGCTCGCCGCGCCGCTCATCGCGGGGAATGACGTGCGCAACATGTCGTCCGAGACCAAAGAGATTCTGCTGAATCGCGAAGTAATCGCGATCAACCAGGACAGCCTGGGTCAGCCGGCCAGGAGACTGCGCAAGGACGGCGATACAGAGGTCTGGTCCAGGCCGCTAGCAGGCGGGGCGTATGCAATCGCTCTGTTCAATCGTGGCCAGGAGGACGCCGAAGTCTCGGTGCGATGGAGCGACCTTGATCGGAACAGGCCAAGGCACTTGCGTGACGTGTGGAGGCACGAGGACCTGGGTCAAATCACCGAACAATTCACGGCCACTGTGCGATCGCATGGGACGGTGCTCATTCGCATCGCGCCCTGACTCACGCACGCATAGGCATGGAAGAGCCACGTTGAGAGAGAGGCCGGCGGAAGCGCTGCTGGGGGGAGCGAGCCGCACCCTACCAGCAGTGCGCCCTGCACTGGGCCTGACCGGCCCGTCCCTCTATTTCTGGATCAGAACTCCGTTTCCCGGAATACCCGGAAGCGCGCGTAGCCACTGATTATGCGGTCGTCGGCGTCCGAGGTCTGCTCCAGCGGATACTTTTCGATCAACGGGAGCACGCCGCTGATCTCACTGAACTTGAGCGTGTCTTCAGAGTCGATCGACGTACCAGTGGGCCAACCGCGAATCGACTGGCGCTGCAGGACGAGGCCGAGCACGGCGGCCTGGACCGGCTTGCCGGGCACACCGAGGATCACAAATTCACCCTTGTACCCGAGGCCGCCCATCGCGGCGGACATGGCATCGGCGTCGGTCACCGTGGCCAGAATCACGCGGGCTCCCCCGAGTTTCTGGAGGGCGGCGGACACATCGGAGGTGGTGCTGTCGATGTAGTGACGCGCGCCCAATTCCCGCGTGAACTTCTCTGTGTCCGCCCCGCGGGCGATGCGGACGGGATCGGAAGGCCGCGCTCCGGTATTGCACACCGAAGGGAAGGTCGTGACGGCGACAGGAACCGAGTCGGGCGGGCTGATTCGACGGATGGATTCGGGGCCTGGTGCGGGGTGGATTCCGCGGCTGAACTCGCGGCAGTCGCTCCGGCCGGCCTGGCTTTGTTGCGGAGCAGGGTTGAGCCCGTCGCTTACGCTCTGGGACTGGGGCGGGGCAAAACGGGTAAGGTGCGAGGCGACCAGCGGAGGAGACGGCAGGATCAGAAAAGGGGAGTCGTCCGGCACCGGCCGACTCCCCCAATCAGATTCGGACTAAGAGCAGCCGGAGGTGCCGCCGCAGTTCTCGCACTTGTAGCAGGAACCGTTGCGGGTCATCAGGCCGCCGCATTCGGAACAGGCGGGCGCGTCCTGCATGCCGTCGGCCGGAGAGAATTGCAGCTTCTGCTGCGGCTCCGGCTCAGTCGGGCGCAGCTTGGTGCTGAGGCCGGCTTCATTCTCCACCGTGTTCGGCCCGATGAACTTCAGGGCGAGCCAGCGGAAGATGTAGTCCATGATGGACTTGGCATACGGGATGTTCGGGTTGCCGGTGTAGCCGGAGGGCTCGAACCGGACGTGGCTGAACTTGTCCACAAAGAACTGGACCGGCACACCGTACTGCAGGGCATAGCTCACCGTGGTGGCGAAACTGTCCATGAGCCCCGAGATGGTGGAGCCTTCCTTCGCCATCGTGATGAACAGTTCGCCGGGCGTCCCGTCCTCGAACATGCCCACCGTGATGTAGCCTTCGTGCCCCGCGATGGAGAACTTGTGGGTGATCGACTGCCGCTCATCGGGCAGCTTCCGGCGCAGCGGACGGTAGACGATGCGCTCCTCGATGCGGGCCGGGGCCGGTGCGGGCACCGCCGCCTGGGAGGCGATGGACTTCTTCTCGCCCTTGCCGCTGCCGGAACTGAGCGGCTGGACGCGCTTCGAACCGTCGCGGTAGATGGCCACCGCTTTCAGGCCGAGTTTCCAGCTCTCGATGTAGGCGCCCATGACGTCCTCGACGGAGGACTCCTCGGGCATGTTGATGGTCTTCGAAATGGCACCGGAGATGAACGGCTGAACCGCGGCCATCATCCGGATGTGGCCCATATGGTGGATATAGCGGGTACCCTTGGGCGACTTGAAGGAGCAATCGAACACCGGCAGGTGCTCGGCCTTCAATTCGGGCGCGCCTTCGATGGAGCCCGTGGTGTCGATGTGGGCGACGATCTTCTCCACCTGTTCCGGCGAGTAGCCGAGACGGATCAGCGCGGCCGGGACGGTGTTGTTGACGATCTTGATGACGCCGCCGCCGACGAGCTTCTTGTACTTCACCAGGGCCAGGTCGGGTTCGACGCCGGTGGTGTCGCAATCCATCATGAAACCGATGGTGCCGGTGGGCGCGATGACCGTGGTCTGGGCGTTGCGGTAGCCGGTCTTCTGGCCGAGCTCGTAGGCCTGTTTCCAGGTTTCGTGAGCGGCCTGGAAGAGGGCCGGGGGCACCAGTTTGGAGTCGATGCCGTTCACCTGGTCGCCATGCATCTTGATGACGTCGAGGAAGGGCTCCTCATTGATGGGGTAGCCGGGACACGGCCCGACGACTTCAGCAATACGGGCGCTGGTGAGGTAGGACTGGCCGCACATCACCGCGCTGATGGCGCCGGCCCAGGCACGGCCCTGGTCGCTGTCGTAGGGCACGCCCATGGACATCAGCAGGGAGCCAAGATTGGCGAAACCGAGGCCCAGCGGGCGGTAGTCGTGCGAGTTCCGCGCGATCCGCTCAGTGGGATAGCTGGCGCTGTCGACCAGGATCTCCTGGGCGAGAATCACGGTGTCCACGGCGTGGCGGAAGGCTTCCACATCAAACGTGCCGCCGGCGCTGACGAACCGCATCAGGTTCAGCGAGGCCAGGTTGCAGGCCGAGTCGTCCAGGAACATGTACTCCGAACAGGGGTTCGAAGCGTTGATGCGGGCGGTGTTCTTGGAGGTATGCCACTTGTTGATGGTGGTATCGAACTGCATGCCCGGATCGCCGCACTGCCAGGTGGCTTCGGCGATGGAGCGCATCAGGTCGCGGCCGCGGAACTTGCGGACGTTCTCGCCGGTGACGACCGACTTGGTCCACCAATCGGTGTCGTCGATCACGGACTGCATGAATGCGTCGGTGGCGCGCACACTGTTGTTGGCGTTCTGGAAGAAGATGGAGGCGTAGGCCTCGCCATCGAGCGACTGGTCGTAGCCTGCGTCGATCAGCGTGTGGGCTTTGCGCTCTTCCTTCGCCTTGCACCAGATGAACTGCTCGACGTCGGGGTGTTCGGCGTTCAGGATGACCATCTTGGCCGCGCGGCGCGTCTTGCCGCCCGACTTGATGACGCCGGCGAAGGCGTCGAAGCCCTTCATGAAGCTGAGGGGACCGGAGGCGCGGCCGCCGCCCCACAGCAAGCCGTTCTCTTCGCGCAGGGTGGACAGGTTCGTACCGGTGCCGGAA encodes the following:
- a CDS encoding vitamin B12-dependent ribonucleotide reductase, with translation MGQLSVDLSAHIKTFRRNLRKEERNGLSFPRYFTARLEAGKTPYDEVRWELRTASIGNDKGAMIFEQKDLEVPSDWSQTATNIVASKYFHGKMGTPERERSVAQLIHRVVDTISEWGIEGRYFRSLEDAANFRNELAHLMLTQKACFNSPVWFNVGVKEENRGYGWYYDESTDSINKLDKSNHRPQCSACFINSVQDSLESILDLAKTEGMLFKWGSGTGTNLSTLREENGLLWGGGRASGPLSFMKGFDAFAGVIKSGGKTRRAAKMVILNAEHPDVEQFIWCKAKEERKAHTLIDAGYDQSLDGEAYASIFFQNANNSVRATDAFMQSVIDDTDWWTKSVVTGENVRKFRGRDLMRSIAEATWQCGDPGMQFDTTINKWHTSKNTARINASNPCSEYMFLDDSACNLASLNLMRFVSAGGTFDVEAFRHAVDTVILAQEILVDSASYPTERIARNSHDYRPLGLGFANLGSLLMSMGVPYDSDQGRAWAGAISAVMCGQSYLTSARIAEVVGPCPGYPINEEPFLDVIKMHGDQVNGIDSKLVPPALFQAAHETWKQAYELGQKTGYRNAQTTVIAPTGTIGFMMDCDTTGVEPDLALVKYKKLVGGGVIKIVNNTVPAALIRLGYSPEQVEKIVAHIDTTGSIEGAPELKAEHLPVFDCSFKSPKGTRYIHHMGHIRMMAAVQPFISGAISKTINMPEESSVEDVMGAYIESWKLGLKAVAIYRDGSKRVQPLSSGSGKGEKKSIASQAAVPAPAPARIEERIVYRPLRRKLPDERQSITHKFSIAGHEGYITVGMFEDGTPGELFITMAKEGSTISGLMDSFATTVSYALQYGVPVQFFVDKFSHVRFEPSGYTGNPNIPYAKSIMDYIFRWLALKFIGPNTVENEAGLSTKLRPTEPEPQQKLQFSPADGMQDAPACSECGGLMTRNGSCYKCENCGGTSGCS
- a CDS encoding zinc-binding dehydrogenase, producing the protein MPDDSPFLILPSPPLVASHLTRFAPPQSQSVSDGLNPAPQQSQAGRSDCREFSRGIHPAPGPESIRRISPPDSVPVAVTTFPSVCNTGARPSDPVRIARGADTEKFTRELGARHYIDSTTSDVSAALQKLGGARVILATVTDADAMSAAMGGLGYKGEFVILGVPGKPVQAAVLGLVLQRQSIRGWPTGTSIDSEDTLKFSEISGVLPLIEKYPLEQTSDADDRIISGYARFRVFRETEF
- a CDS encoding glycoside hydrolase family 27 protein; the encoded protein is MRTAITVLLAAWISLGAQNKDISGTWVAKQNSPMGEMEIVYELKVEKGRITGTQRMPFGDFPITGGKLEGDRFEMTVETEFFGNVQKRVVKGKIAGDALEVELAMPAPPPGMAQGGPGGGPQGAPFGSATVTARRGTPTPSNRAPGIDYNSLPKIALPSITELPRNGLSPTPPMGWSSWNKFGAKIDDKTIRSVADAMVASGMGDAGYTYVNIDDGWQGKRDESGVLQPNSGFPDMKALADYVHSKGLKLGIYSSPGPRTCGGFEGSYAHEELDARTWATWGIDYLKYDWCSASRIWKNEDMRAVYQKMGEALRATGRPMVYGLCQYGLAEVQKWGPSVGANLWRTTMDIQDRWTSMAEIGFSQSALAAFGGPGHWNDPDMLEVGNTHMTTLEYRTHFSLWAMLAAPLIAGNDVRNMSSETKEILLNREVIAINQDSLGQPARRLRKDGDTEVWSRPLAGGAYAIALFNRGQEDAEVSVRWSDLDRNRPRHLRDVWRHEDLGQITEQFTATVRSHGTVLIRIAP